In one window of Pseudomonas benzenivorans DNA:
- a CDS encoding metalloregulator ArsR/SmtB family transcription factor has protein sequence MHEPLTPPALFKCLADDTRARLMLLIAGEQELCVCELTCALGESQPKVSRHLAQLRGAGLLADRRQGQWVYYRLHPELADWVRALLHGTLAANRPWLRAAEQRLAAMGERPQRLSACC, from the coding sequence ATGCACGAACCCCTGACGCCGCCGGCCCTGTTCAAATGCCTGGCCGACGACACCCGCGCGCGCCTGATGCTGCTGATCGCCGGCGAGCAGGAGCTGTGCGTCTGCGAGCTGACCTGCGCCCTGGGCGAGAGCCAGCCGAAGGTCTCGCGGCACCTGGCTCAGCTGCGCGGCGCCGGCCTGCTGGCCGACCGGCGCCAGGGCCAGTGGGTCTATTACCGCCTGCATCCGGAGCTGGCGGACTGGGTGCGGGCGCTGCTGCACGGCACCCTGGCCGCCAACCGGCCCTGGCTGCGCGCCGCCGAACAACGCCTCGCCGCCATGGGCGAGCGCCCCCAGCGGCTTTCCGCCTGCTGTTAA
- the norR gene encoding nitric oxide reductase transcriptional regulator NorR, with amino-acid sequence MTANALLTALIPLVADLSRELPEAERYRRLLEALRQLLPCDAVALLRLDGEVLVPLAVEGLSADTLGRRFKLAEHPRLKALLERRGPTRFAADCGLPDPYDGLVEGHQGQLEVHDCLGCPLYLQDRPWGLLTLDALDPARFGSVDLDSLAAFASLAAATVMASERINGLLRRVEDEHRLAEVYKQAADQHPARELVGQSAAHKRLLQEIALVGDSELTVLIGGETGVGKELVAEAIHAASPRAQRPLISLNCAALPDTLVESELFGHVRGAFSGALSERSGKFELADGGSLFLDEVGELPLAVQAKLLRVLQSGQLQRVGSDREHRVNVRVLAATNRDLAEEVRAGRFRADLYHRLSVYPLRVPALRERGRDVLLLAGFFLEENRARLGLRSLRLGGDAQKALLAHDWPGNVRELEHLIGRAALKALSACAERPRILSIDAAALDLPNGQGPGDLPEALTLPTQVPAGLPLRAAVDAYQKQLIGAALARHANKWAEAARELGVDRANLLRLARRLGLR; translated from the coding sequence ATGACAGCAAATGCCCTGCTCACCGCGTTGATCCCGCTGGTCGCCGACCTGTCCCGCGAGTTGCCCGAGGCCGAGCGCTACCGGCGCCTGCTCGAGGCCCTGCGTCAGTTGTTGCCCTGCGATGCGGTGGCCCTGCTCAGGCTCGACGGCGAGGTGCTGGTGCCGCTGGCGGTCGAGGGCCTCAGCGCCGACACCCTCGGCCGGCGCTTCAAGCTGGCCGAGCATCCGCGCCTGAAGGCCCTGCTGGAGCGCCGCGGGCCGACCCGCTTCGCCGCCGACTGCGGCCTGCCCGACCCCTACGATGGCCTGGTGGAGGGCCACCAGGGCCAGCTGGAAGTGCACGACTGCCTGGGCTGCCCGCTGTACCTGCAGGACCGCCCCTGGGGCCTGCTGACCCTGGATGCCCTGGACCCGGCGCGCTTCGGCAGCGTCGACCTGGACAGCCTGGCCGCCTTCGCCAGCCTGGCCGCCGCCACCGTGATGGCCAGCGAGCGGATCAACGGGCTGTTGCGCCGGGTCGAGGACGAGCACCGCCTGGCCGAGGTCTACAAGCAGGCGGCCGATCAGCATCCGGCCCGCGAGCTGGTCGGCCAGAGCGCCGCGCACAAACGGTTGCTGCAGGAGATCGCCCTGGTCGGCGACAGCGAGCTGACGGTGCTGATCGGCGGCGAAACCGGGGTCGGCAAGGAGCTGGTGGCCGAGGCCATCCACGCCGCCTCGCCACGGGCCCAGCGCCCGCTGATCAGCCTGAACTGCGCCGCCTTGCCCGACACTCTGGTGGAGAGCGAGCTGTTCGGCCACGTGCGTGGCGCCTTCTCCGGGGCGCTCAGCGAGCGCAGCGGCAAGTTCGAGCTGGCCGACGGCGGCAGCCTGTTCCTCGACGAGGTCGGTGAACTGCCGCTGGCGGTGCAGGCCAAGCTGCTGCGGGTGCTGCAGAGCGGCCAGCTGCAGCGGGTCGGCTCGGACCGCGAGCACCGGGTCAACGTGCGGGTGCTGGCGGCGACCAACCGCGACCTGGCCGAGGAGGTGCGCGCCGGGCGCTTTCGCGCCGACCTCTACCACCGCCTCAGCGTCTACCCGCTGCGGGTGCCGGCGCTGCGCGAGCGGGGCCGCGACGTACTGCTGCTGGCCGGATTCTTTCTCGAGGAGAATCGCGCGCGCCTGGGGCTGCGCAGCCTGCGCCTGGGCGGCGATGCGCAGAAGGCCCTGCTGGCCCACGACTGGCCGGGCAACGTGCGCGAGCTGGAGCACCTGATCGGCCGCGCCGCGCTCAAGGCCCTGTCGGCCTGCGCCGAGCGTCCGCGCATCCTCAGCATCGACGCCGCGGCGCTGGACCTGCCCAATGGCCAGGGTCCGGGCGATCTGCCCGAAGCGCTCACGCTGCCGACGCAGGTCCCCGCCGGTCTGCCGCTGCGCGCCGCCGTGGATGCCTACCAGAAGCAGCTGATCGGCGCGGCCCTGGCGCGCCACGCCAACAAGTGGGCCGAGGCCGCCCGCGAACTGGGGGTGGACCGCGCCAACCTGCTGCGCCTGGCCAGGCGCCTGGGCCTGAGGTAA
- the hmpA gene encoding NO-inducible flavohemoprotein, producing MLTAHHRTLIKATVPLLESGGEALTRHFYQLMFAEYPEVRALFNQAHQASGQQQRALANAVLMYARHIDRLEALGPLVGQIVNKHVSLQILPEHYPIVGSCLLRAIREVLGAEIATDAVLDAWAAAYGQLADLLIGAEEKAYAANAEAPGGWRGARGFRLARKVPESEEIVSLYLAPEDGGALLDFQPGQYIGLRLLLDGEELRRNYSLSALGNGREYRISVKREPGGRVSNYLHDRLQVGERLELFAPAGDFVLRPSSKPLVLISAGVGITPALSMLEAARGSGRPIHFIHCARHAGVHAFRDWIAGQAIEHPQLKHYVCYSEPREGDAADAQGLLSREQLAEWLPAERDLDAYFLGPKPFMAMVKRHLHELGVPASQSHYEFFGPAAALDS from the coding sequence ATGCTCACCGCCCACCACCGCACCCTGATCAAAGCCACGGTACCGCTGCTGGAAAGCGGCGGCGAGGCCCTGACCCGCCACTTCTACCAGCTGATGTTCGCCGAATACCCCGAGGTGCGCGCGCTGTTCAATCAGGCCCACCAGGCCAGCGGCCAGCAGCAACGGGCCCTGGCCAACGCGGTGCTGATGTACGCCCGGCATATCGACCGGCTCGAGGCCCTCGGCCCGCTGGTCGGGCAGATCGTCAACAAGCACGTGTCGCTGCAGATCCTCCCGGAGCACTACCCGATAGTCGGCAGCTGCCTGCTGCGGGCGATCCGCGAGGTGCTCGGCGCCGAGATCGCCACCGACGCGGTGCTCGACGCCTGGGCCGCCGCCTACGGCCAGCTGGCCGACCTGTTGATCGGCGCCGAGGAGAAGGCCTACGCCGCCAATGCCGAGGCCCCCGGCGGCTGGCGCGGTGCCCGCGGCTTCCGCCTGGCGCGCAAGGTGCCAGAGAGCGAGGAGATCGTCTCGCTGTACCTGGCGCCGGAGGACGGCGGCGCGCTGCTGGACTTCCAGCCGGGGCAGTACATCGGCCTGCGCCTGCTGCTGGACGGCGAGGAACTGCGCCGCAACTATTCGCTGTCGGCCCTGGGCAACGGCCGCGAATACCGCATCAGCGTCAAGCGCGAGCCCGGCGGGCGGGTGTCGAACTACCTGCACGACCGCTTGCAGGTCGGCGAGCGCCTGGAGCTGTTCGCCCCGGCCGGCGACTTCGTGCTGCGGCCGTCGAGCAAGCCGCTGGTGCTGATCAGCGCCGGCGTCGGCATCACCCCGGCGCTGAGCATGCTCGAGGCGGCGCGCGGCAGTGGCCGGCCGATCCACTTCATCCACTGCGCGCGCCACGCCGGGGTGCACGCCTTCCGCGACTGGATCGCGGGCCAGGCCATCGAGCACCCGCAGCTCAAACACTACGTGTGCTACAGCGAGCCGCGCGAGGGCGACGCGGCCGACGCCCAGGGCCTGCTCAGCCGCGAGCAGCTGGCCGAGTGGCTGCCGGCCGAACGCGACCTGGACGCCTACTTCCTCGGGCCCAAGCCGTTCATGGCGATGGTCAAGCGCCATCTGCACGAACTGGGTGTGCCGGCGAGCCAGAGCCACTACGAGTTCTTCGGCCCGGCCGCCGCGCTGGACAGTTAA
- a CDS encoding transmembrane sensor/regulator PpyR, producing the protein MMTLFDCPEWALRLANRLLGGGLALLLAGLFGAYGLDVHLGLPAQVAAHSLVILGPSLLKLGYVLRLAAQHRLKRLEGPCCAAA; encoded by the coding sequence ATGATGACTCTGTTCGACTGCCCCGAATGGGCGCTGCGCCTGGCCAACCGCTTGCTCGGCGGCGGGCTGGCGCTGCTGCTGGCCGGCCTGTTCGGCGCCTACGGCCTGGACGTCCACCTGGGCCTGCCCGCTCAGGTGGCCGCCCACAGCCTGGTGATCCTCGGCCCGAGTCTGCTCAAGCTCGGCTATGTGCTGCGCCTGGCGGCGCAGCACCGTCTCAAGCGCTTGGAGGGCCCCTGCTGTGCTGCTGCATGA
- a CDS encoding NnrS family protein has protein sequence MLLHDRAQALAIAPLWRLGFRPFFLGGAVFAVLALGLWLTALQGWLGAWQPVGGSLAWHRHELPFGFGVAIIAGFLLTAVQNWTGRPGLAGRPLAALFGLWLAARLAWLGGAPLPLLLALQLPFLPLLALLLGRQLWAARQRRNYPIVGVLLALAACEYLLLQGLALGDEALQRRGALTGLWLIGSLVGLIGGRVIPFFTQRGQGKAQATTSQPRLDLLVLLLSLLIAALLAAGLGLQPRPWLAVPLLALALLHGLRLRRWYAPGIWRVPLLWSLHLAYAWLALAALGLALWHLGLQPQASLGYHALAVGAVGGMILAMLARVSLGHTGRPLQPAPAMTWAFASLQLAALLRVLLAPWLPAAGLWLSGACWLLGFALFLRHYAGLFCQPRVDGQPG, from the coding sequence GTGCTGCTGCATGATCGCGCTCAGGCGCTGGCCATCGCGCCGCTCTGGCGTTTGGGTTTTCGCCCCTTCTTCCTCGGCGGCGCGGTCTTCGCCGTGCTGGCGCTGGGCCTGTGGCTGACCGCACTGCAGGGCTGGCTGGGTGCCTGGCAGCCGGTCGGCGGCAGCCTGGCCTGGCACCGCCACGAGCTGCCGTTCGGCTTCGGCGTGGCGATCATCGCCGGTTTCCTGCTGACCGCCGTGCAGAACTGGACCGGCCGCCCGGGCCTGGCCGGACGGCCACTGGCGGCGCTGTTCGGCCTGTGGCTGGCGGCGCGCCTGGCCTGGCTGGGCGGGGCGCCGCTGCCGCTGTTGCTGGCGCTGCAACTGCCCTTTCTGCCGCTGCTGGCCCTGTTGCTCGGCCGCCAGCTGTGGGCGGCACGGCAACGGCGCAACTACCCCATAGTCGGCGTGCTGCTGGCCCTCGCCGCCTGCGAGTACCTGCTGCTCCAGGGCCTGGCCCTGGGCGACGAGGCCCTGCAGCGGCGCGGCGCGCTCACCGGGCTGTGGCTGATCGGCAGCCTGGTCGGGCTGATCGGCGGCCGGGTGATTCCCTTCTTCACCCAGCGCGGGCAGGGCAAGGCGCAGGCCACGACGTCGCAGCCGCGCCTGGACCTGCTGGTGTTGCTGCTGTCGCTGCTGATCGCCGCCTTGCTGGCCGCCGGCCTGGGCCTGCAGCCACGGCCCTGGCTGGCGGTGCCGCTGCTGGCCCTGGCACTGCTGCACGGCCTGCGCTTGCGGCGCTGGTATGCCCCCGGCATCTGGCGCGTGCCACTGCTGTGGTCGCTGCACCTGGCCTATGCCTGGCTGGCGCTGGCCGCACTGGGTCTGGCGCTCTGGCACCTGGGCCTGCAGCCGCAGGCCAGCCTGGGCTATCACGCCCTGGCGGTGGGCGCGGTCGGCGGGATGATCCTGGCGATGCTGGCGCGGGTCAGCCTGGGCCACACCGGCCGGCCGCTGCAGCCGGCGCCGGCCATGACCTGGGCCTTCGCCAGCCTGCAACTGGCGGCCCTGCTGCGGGTGCTGCTGGCGCCCTGGCTGCCGGCCGCCGGGCTGTGGCTATCCGGCGCCTGCTGGCTGCTGGGCTTCGCCCTGTTCCTGCGCCACTACGCCGGCCTGTTCTGCCAGCCGCGGGTCGACGGCCAGCCGGGCTGA
- a CDS encoding CaiB/BaiF CoA transferase family protein, protein MSGALSHIRVLDLSRVLAGPWAGQILADLGAEVVKVERPGTGDDTRHWGPPYLKDGQGENTSEAAYYLAANRNKQSLTLDFTQAEGQRIVRELAAKADILIENFKVGGLAAYGLDYQSLKALNPRLIYCSITGFGQHGPYAKRAGYDFMIQGLGGLMSLTGRPEGEEGAGPVKVGVALTDILTGLYSTAAMLAALASREQTGEGQHIDMALLDVQVACLANQAMNYLTTGTPPRRLGNAHPNIVPYQDFPSADGDFILTVGNDGQFRKFCEVAGLTALADDPRFSTNQSRVAHRAELIPLIRQATVFKTTAEWIAQLEAAGVPCGPINDLAQVFADPQVQARGLRVELPHPLAGSVPQVASPIRLSATPVQYRNAPPLLGEHSEQVLQRWLGLDAEQVAALRRAGVV, encoded by the coding sequence ATGTCCGGCGCCCTGTCCCATATCCGTGTACTCGACCTGTCCCGCGTACTCGCCGGGCCCTGGGCCGGGCAGATCCTCGCCGACCTCGGCGCCGAGGTGGTCAAGGTCGAGCGCCCCGGCACCGGCGACGACACCCGCCACTGGGGCCCGCCCTACCTCAAGGACGGCCAGGGCGAGAACACCAGCGAGGCGGCCTATTACCTCGCGGCCAACCGCAACAAGCAGTCGCTGACCCTGGACTTCACCCAGGCCGAGGGCCAGCGCATCGTCCGCGAGCTGGCGGCCAAGGCCGACATCCTCATCGAGAACTTCAAGGTCGGCGGCCTGGCCGCCTACGGCCTCGACTACCAGAGCCTCAAGGCGCTCAACCCGCGGCTGATCTACTGCTCGATCACCGGCTTCGGCCAGCATGGCCCCTACGCGAAGCGCGCCGGCTACGACTTCATGATCCAGGGCCTGGGCGGGTTGATGAGCCTGACCGGGCGCCCCGAGGGCGAGGAGGGCGCCGGCCCGGTCAAGGTCGGCGTGGCCCTGACCGACATCCTCACCGGCCTGTATTCCACCGCCGCCATGCTCGCCGCCCTGGCCAGCCGGGAGCAGACCGGCGAGGGCCAGCATATCGACATGGCCCTGCTCGACGTGCAGGTGGCCTGCCTGGCCAACCAGGCGATGAACTACCTGACCACCGGCACGCCGCCCCGGCGCCTGGGCAACGCCCACCCGAACATCGTGCCGTACCAGGACTTCCCCAGTGCCGACGGCGATTTCATCCTCACCGTCGGCAACGACGGCCAGTTCCGCAAGTTTTGCGAGGTCGCCGGCCTGACGGCTTTGGCCGACGACCCGCGCTTTTCCACCAACCAGTCTCGCGTGGCCCATCGCGCCGAGCTGATCCCGCTGATCCGCCAGGCCACGGTGTTCAAGACCACCGCCGAATGGATCGCCCAGCTGGAGGCGGCCGGGGTGCCCTGCGGGCCGATCAACGACCTGGCCCAGGTGTTCGCCGATCCCCAGGTGCAGGCCCGCGGCCTGCGCGTCGAGTTGCCCCACCCGCTGGCCGGCAGCGTGCCCCAGGTGGCCAGCCCGATCCGCCTGTCGGCCACCCCGGTGCAGTACCGCAACGCGCCGCCGTTGCTCGGCGAGCACAGCGAACAGGTGCTGCAGCGCTGGCTCGGCCTGGACGCCGAGCAGGTCGCCGCCCTGCGTCGGGCCGGGGTGGTCTGA
- a CDS encoding acyl-CoA dehydrogenase, with translation MAKASFNWIDPLLLDQQLTEEERMVRDSAQQFAADKLAPRVLEAFRHEHTDPAIFREMGETGLLGATIPEAYGGSGLNYVSYGLIAREVERVDSGYRSMMSVQSSLVMVPIFEFGNEATKQKYLPKLASGELIGCFGLTEPNHGSDPGAMVCRAKKVEGGYRLSGSKMWITNSPIADVFVVWAKDDAGEIRGFVLEKGWAGLSAPAIHGKVGLRASITGEIVMDNVFCPEENAFPEVRGLKGPFTCLNSARYGISWGALGAAEFCWHTARQYCLDRQQFGRPLAANQLIQKKLADMQTEITLALQGCLRLGRMKDEGTAAVEITSIMKRNSCGKALDIARLARDMLGGNGISDEFGVARHLVNLEVVNTYEGTHDVHALILGRAQTGIQAFF, from the coding sequence ATGGCCAAGGCAAGCTTCAACTGGATCGACCCGCTGCTGCTCGACCAGCAACTGACCGAAGAAGAGCGCATGGTGCGCGACAGTGCCCAGCAGTTCGCCGCCGACAAGCTGGCCCCCAGGGTGCTGGAGGCCTTCCGCCACGAGCACACCGATCCGGCGATCTTCCGCGAGATGGGCGAAACCGGCCTGCTCGGCGCCACCATCCCCGAGGCTTACGGCGGCAGCGGCCTGAACTACGTGAGCTACGGCCTGATCGCCCGCGAGGTGGAGCGGGTCGACTCCGGCTACCGCTCGATGATGAGCGTGCAGTCCTCCCTGGTGATGGTGCCGATCTTCGAGTTCGGTAACGAGGCGACCAAGCAGAAGTACCTGCCCAAGCTGGCCAGCGGCGAGCTGATCGGCTGCTTCGGCCTGACCGAACCGAACCACGGCTCCGACCCGGGCGCCATGGTCTGCCGGGCGAAGAAGGTCGAGGGCGGCTACCGCCTGTCCGGCAGCAAGATGTGGATCACCAACAGCCCGATCGCCGATGTGTTCGTGGTCTGGGCCAAGGACGACGCCGGCGAGATCCGCGGCTTCGTCCTGGAGAAGGGCTGGGCCGGCCTCTCCGCCCCGGCCATCCACGGCAAGGTCGGCCTGCGTGCGTCGATCACCGGCGAGATCGTCATGGACAACGTGTTCTGCCCCGAGGAAAACGCCTTCCCCGAGGTGCGCGGTCTCAAGGGGCCCTTCACCTGCCTGAATTCCGCCCGCTACGGCATCAGCTGGGGCGCCCTGGGCGCCGCCGAGTTCTGCTGGCACACCGCCCGCCAGTACTGCCTGGACCGCCAGCAGTTCGGCCGCCCGCTGGCTGCCAACCAACTGATCCAGAAGAAACTGGCCGACATGCAGACCGAGATCACCCTGGCCCTGCAGGGCTGCCTGCGCCTCGGCCGGATGAAGGACGAGGGCACGGCGGCGGTGGAAATCACCTCGATCATGAAGCGCAACAGCTGCGGCAAGGCCCTGGACATTGCCCGCCTGGCCCGCGACATGCTCGGCGGCAACGGCATCAGCGACGAGTTCGGCGTGGCCCGCCATCTGGTCAACCTGGAGGTGGTCAACACCTACGAGGGCACCCACGACGTGCATGCGCTGATCCTCGGCCGCGCCCAGACCGGCATCCAGGCGTTCTTCTGA
- a CDS encoding LysR family transcriptional regulator, with product MRRKIPSTAALVAFESAARHQSFTKAAEELALTQSAICRQVAGLEEFLGVELFRRSRRGVKLTEAGLAYARRVAAQLDAVERDTLAVMGQQGAMSIELAVVPTFGTQWLLPRLKDFQRLHPEVTVNLTNRTRPFLFADTDFDAAIYFGDGDWSGTAAHPLMRENAMPVCSPALLGEHISLDAEQIAGLPLLQQTTRPYAWRQWFASLGLSVPRDLGGPRYELFSMLAQAAMHDMGVALIPPFLIQRELAEGRLVLALEHACRSDKAYYLVIPERKVESAALQRLRDWLVAEARHYAAANGL from the coding sequence ATGCGTCGTAAGATCCCCAGCACCGCCGCCCTGGTCGCCTTCGAGTCGGCCGCCCGCCACCAGAGCTTCACCAAGGCCGCCGAGGAGCTGGCGCTGACCCAGAGCGCCATCTGCCGCCAGGTCGCCGGCCTCGAGGAGTTCCTCGGCGTCGAGCTGTTCCGCCGCTCGCGGCGCGGGGTCAAGCTGACCGAAGCCGGGCTGGCCTATGCCCGGCGGGTGGCCGCCCAACTCGACGCGGTGGAGCGCGACACCCTGGCGGTGATGGGCCAGCAGGGGGCCATGAGCATCGAGCTGGCGGTGGTGCCGACCTTCGGCACCCAGTGGCTGCTGCCACGCCTCAAGGACTTCCAGCGCCTGCACCCAGAGGTCACGGTCAACCTGACCAACCGCACCCGGCCCTTCCTGTTCGCCGACACCGACTTCGACGCGGCCATCTACTTCGGCGACGGCGACTGGTCGGGCACCGCCGCCCACCCGCTGATGCGCGAGAACGCCATGCCGGTGTGCAGCCCGGCCCTGCTCGGCGAGCACATCAGCCTCGACGCCGAGCAGATCGCCGGGCTGCCGCTGCTGCAGCAGACCACCCGCCCCTATGCCTGGCGCCAGTGGTTCGCCTCGCTGGGGCTGAGCGTGCCGCGGGACCTCGGCGGGCCGCGCTACGAGCTGTTCTCCATGCTGGCCCAGGCGGCCATGCACGACATGGGCGTGGCGCTGATCCCGCCCTTCCTGATCCAGCGCGAGCTGGCCGAGGGCCGCCTGGTGCTGGCCCTGGAACATGCCTGCCGCAGCGACAAGGCGTATTACCTGGTGATACCCGAACGCAAGGTGGAGTCCGCCGCCCTGCAGCGCCTGCGCGACTGGCTGGTGGCCGAGGCGCGGCATTATGCCGCGGCCAACGGCCTGTAA